A DNA window from Aspergillus nidulans FGSC A4 chromosome V contains the following coding sequences:
- a CDS encoding FAD-dependent oxidoreductase (transcript_id=CADANIAT00003010), with product MNLKIPVETKYETPSDLRMNGRRVHVFDVEFSNVVRGWSVARISRLSNRAADIAPLLSIKAMLAGNNNSLHARPQFIREYNVLITEGGAIGVSANGLRLFDRLGVYESLSKRGSSRSDFAVHSLSGGRLGGLDDFAARARAEMGYGYMRIKRADVVDVLLEAVRKAGIPVHFGRKITGIDDTSAGEGADVGVRFEDGSSDSADMLMGCDGIHSAVRRLYVDRDLKLEYSGLSGLFSIIPTAQLPSFVTDQLTGLNVTLTEKGMFMAAPCTAAMDEVYWGFQREIPVPDPQDDRDGWEVRGRQEVDGFKGNLHEILASGRGDWTDALRQLVDATDVMKFYPIYRLPLGGTWSRGRCLLLGDAAHATQPHAGQGVSLAVEDVFLVSRLLADPSRSVEEAFTLFQQIRRPRVAEIHETAAQNAGARKETGPITQWLRENALRIALSTRLGLGIGQQLLGQRYTIYDVDTEQI from the exons ATGAACCTCAAAATACCTGTAGAGACAAAATATGAAACACCGAGCGACCTTCGCATGAATGGCCGGAGAGTGCACGTGTTCGATGTCGAATTTAGCAATGTGGTCCGTGGGTGGTCCGTGGCCAGAATTTCCCGATTAAGCAATCGGGCCGCGGATATAGCACCCCTGTTGAGTATAAAGGCGATGCTAGCGGGAAACAACAACTCTCTACATGCAAGACCTCAATTCATCAGAGAATATAATGTTCTTATCACGGAAG GGGGAGCAATTGGCGTTTCTGCAAATGGCCTTCGCCTCTTCGACCGTCTTGGAGTGTACGAGTCCCTGTCCAAACGGGGCAGCAGCCGCAGTGACTTCGCCGTGCATTCCCTTAGTGGAGGACGGCTAGGTGGTCTTGACGATTTCGCCGCTCGCGCACGAGCAGAGATGGGGTACGGGTATATGAGAATCAAGCGGGCGGATGTGGTCGACGTTCTGCTGGAAGCTGTACGAAAGGCTGGAATTCCAGTTCATTTCGGACGGAAGATCACTGGGATTGACGATACCAGCGCGGGTGAGGGGGCCGATGTTGGTGTTAGGTTCGAGGATGGATCATCAGATAGTGCTGATATGTTGATGGGTTGCGATGGGATCCATTCGGCGGTCAGGAGGTTGTATGTCGACCGCGATCTGAAACTAGAGTACTCTGGTCTGTCCGGGCTTTTCTCGATTATTCCCACGGCACAGTTGCCGAGTTTCGTGACCGATCAGTTGACGGGATTGAATGTGACTCTAACTGAGAAAGGGATGTTCATGGCAGCGCCATGCACGGCAGCGATGGACGAGGTATACTGGGGCTTTCAGCGGGAGATTCCTGTGCCGGATCCGCAGGATGACAGAGACGGATGGGAGGTCCGCGGACGGCAAGAGGTGGATGGGTTCAAGGGTAATCTGCATGAGATACTAGCTAGCGGAAGGGGAGACTGGACGGATGCGCTGAGACAACTCGTGGACGCGACAGATGTGATGAAATTCTACCCGATATACCGGCTACCACTCGGGGGCACATGGTCGCGTGGCCGCTGCTTGCTGCTCGGAGACGCTGCACACGCAACGCAGCCACATGCGGGTCAGGGTGTCTCTCTGGCCGTGGAGGATGTCTTTTTGGTCTCCCGGTTACTGGCAGATCCCTCTCGgtctgttgaagaagcgTTTACATTGTTTCAGCAGATTAGAAGGCCACGCGTGGCCGAAATCCACGAGACAGCAGCGCAAAATGCAGGAGCTCGCAAGGAGACGGGACCAATTACTCAGTGGCTGAGAGAAAATGCCCTTCGAATTGCACTTTCCACtcgcttgggcttggggattGGGCAGCAGTTATTGGGCCAGAGGTACACCATCTATGATGTCGACACGGAGCAGATCTGA
- a CDS encoding alpha/beta hydrolase (transcript_id=CADANIAT00003011) encodes MGPILEPNPDLPVTILDLIQTSFTLCFRVPWVIGTTLLRRWLPWNQTYKPPPVREHLFRHVMTCIGNHVPLSVWQWYTASDTSGSSLKHSTRYGHLTHLFEPVRTPKFCGYWICRGMSEEAVHPRNADLVVFHAHGGGYVTGHPSAGAPEHVLLAETLQQHNITTAIFSLDYTLSPRGVFPKQRDEALAAYDWLCGDMGVDPSKVVVIGDSAGAHLILSLLVGLFERRRRSVDENGRDLRPAAAVLVSPWTNLHTSHPRVLDLHWEERLFKRSLDTYCKWLLRDVTPELDVLYGNFALGREARGSWADILPARTWVTAGSEELVFLYDIEDFVMQAKVDTADVVLDVATGKDHAWQCAEAFTQHSRLLALPRDEQFPSDLMVGYRELAMNILKVIRAEPSG; translated from the exons ATGGGGCCTATCCTTGAGCCAAACCCAGACCTCCCAGTCACGATCCTCGACCTGATCCAAACTAGCTTTACCCTATGCTTCAGGGTACCGTGGGTCATTGGAACAACGCTGCTCCGTCGTTGGTTGCCCTGGAACCAGACCTATAAGCCCCCACCCGTGCGAGAACACCTGTTTCGACATGTCATGACCTG TATAGGAAACCACGTCCCGCTCTCGGTCTGGCAATGGTACACAGCCTCGGATACGAGCGGGTCAAGCCTCAAACACTCTACTCGTTATGGACATCTCACGCATCTGTTCGAGCCGGTTAGGACGCCAAAATTCTGTGGTTACTGGATATGTCGTGGAATGTCTGAGGAAGCTGTCCATCCTCGCAATGCTGATCTCGTGGTCTTTCATGCTCACGGTGGTGGGTATGTGACGGGCCATCCAAGTGCCGGCGCTCCAGAGCACGTTCTTCTCGCCGAGACGCTCCAACAGCATAACATAACCACGGCCATATTCTCGCTGGATTACACACTCTCACCGAGAGGGGTATTCCCGAAGCAGCGAGATGAGGCGTTGGCGGCGTATGACTGGCTGTGCGGCGACATGGGTGTTGATCCGTCGAAGGTCGTTGTAATTGGGGATTCGGCTGGAGCGCATCTCATACTGTCGCTGCTCGTCGGGTTATTTGAGCGACGCCGTCGTTCAGTCGACGAGAATGGCCGAGACTTGCGCCCAGCAGCTGCCGTGCTAGTGAGCCCCTGGACCAACCTGCACACATCCCATCCCCGCGTGCTAGATCTGCACTGGGAAGAGCGGCTCTTCAAGCGCTCACTTGATACGTACTGTAAATGGTTACTGCGCGATGTGACTCCTGAGCTAGATGTGCTCTACGGCAACTTTGCCCTTGGACGTGAGGCGCGTGGATCGTGGGCTGACATACTTCCTGCTCGAACCTGGGTAACCGCCGGCTCTGAAGAGCTCGTTTTTCTCTACGATATCGAGGATTTTGTGATGCAGGCCAAGGTGGATACAGCTGAtgttgttcttgacgttGCCACTGGAAAGGACCATGCGTGGCAGTGTGCAGAAGCATTCACGCAGCACAGCCGGTTGCTGGCTCTGCCACGGGATGAGCAATTCCCCAGTGATTTGATGGTGGGATACAGAGAGCTAGCGATGAATATACTGAAAGTCATCCGGGCAGAACCGTCCGGGTGA
- a CDS encoding uncharacterized protein (transcript_id=CADANIAT00003012): MATKLILPLLSALVFYTIFYLFEINGASKLVKESVATGKLPGSDAALRKVYTGIAPIDELMEILVVFFWPTTDGSNLSLLVHTIGFSGTFGSAWVLVTLESWRKGNAWKMVAFPVVFGLIAQVMTFAFSAPLYFAIHLFTSATAIRPTAENIRVPRAVLNAIPLVFVIGYMVPSGLLLLPVSEQVTTDLKQIFIALWQPWPAYVSILLTLVHVFFSPFTRNDGNVEGGRATLHSFRWVYAFAFANTALTHIIAWVIPLSTVATPSLFKEEYLHPLHPLVVYDIPKPWEAPVLVESVGAGAHAFLRWDYLIGSTGVLIWALSLYRAGHRLVYGQVGCVGLVFKVAALTILTGPVGAAVELIWERDELVFNELGGVKRAAPVGKKLA; the protein is encoded by the coding sequence ATGGCCACGAAGCtcattcttcctctgctcaGTGCGCTGGTCTTCTACACCATTTTCTACCTCTTCGAGATCAATGGCGCAAGTAAGCTGGTGAAAGAGTCCGTTGCGACTGGAAAACTCCCCGGCAGCGATGCAGCGCTGCGCAAGGTGTATACCGGAATCGCGCCCATTGACGAGCTCATGGagatcctcgtcgtcttcttttggCCTACCACCGATGGCAGCAACCTCTCCCTGCTAGTGCATACGATCGGTTTCTCAGGGACCTTTGGATCCGCCTGGGTTTTGGTTACGCTAGAGTCGTGGAGGAAAGGGAATgcctggaaaatggtggCATTCCCAGTGGTCTTTGGCTTGATCGCACAAGTCATGACATTTGCTTTTTCAGCGCCCCTCTACTTTGCCATCCATCTGTTCAcctcggcgacggcgatcAGACCAACCGCGGAGAATATTCGCGTCCCTAGGGCAGTTCTGAACGCCATCCCGTTGGTGTTTGTGATCGGGTACATGGTGCCGTCAGGCCTCTTGCTTCTGCCGGTGTCCGAGCAGGTCACCACAGATCTGAAGCAGATCTTTATCGCGCTCTGGCAACCGTGGCCCGCATACGTCTCGATCCTGCTCACCCTGGTCCatgtcttcttctcgccgttcACCCGCAACGATGGCAATGTCGAAGGCGGCCGTGCGACCCTGCATTCGTTCCGATGGGTCTACGCATTCGCTTTCGCCAATACCGCCCTGACGCATATCATCGCATGGGTGATCCCTCTCTCGACCGTTGCCACGCCCTCGCTGTTCAAGGAAGAGTACCTGCATCCGCTCCATCCGCTCGTTGTGTACGACATTCCGAAACCATGGGAGGCGCCGGTTCTCGTCGAGAGCGTTGGCGCTGGCGCGCATGCGTTCCTTCGCTGGGATTATCTCATTGGCTCGACGGGTGTTCTGATTTGGGCTTTGAGCTTGTACCGGGCTGGCCACCGTCTTGTGTACGGCCAGGTGGGGTGCGTCGGGCTCGTGTTCAAGGTCGCTGCGTTGACGATTTTGACTGGGCCAGTCGGAGCGGCTGTTGAGTTGATATGGGAGAGAGATGAGTTGGTATTCAATGAGTTGGGGGGCGTGAAAAGAGCGGCCCCAGTGGGTAAGAAGCTTGCGTAA
- a CDS encoding uncharacterized protein (transcript_id=CADANIAT00003013) codes for MSDPDQYTVGWICALQTEYVAARAFLDKKHSLPETLSPNDNNHYTLGEIGGHQFSTHSFWAHGWYGGGVPTRHDIRLVLRAAVSGLQAQYEEEGHRLRESIHTVLEGNKRLKRKFARPPLESDRLFDSHFVHSNSEGSCDSHKSKEWQGWAAMVAAAYTRDLLYQTVPHRVKAERKASEVLDGIRNRLDNIFENIHDLHSITAGSAQEIRALAESTDLKELPIAAGVKFGTYMDQHEEGCLQGTREELLDETFKWTVSPEGKCMFWLNGLAGTGKSTISRTIAKSFQKQGLLGASFFFKRGEGDRGNAARFFPTLTKQLFTNIPELRWLFYSLNQSKLQNSPLMIVVDALDEWEHENEIHIILQLLPRVQEFKYPYLRFFITSRPELPIRLGFRTIGHHNLILHEVPEPLIERDISMFLENKLNAIRHEQSLPPDWPGNANFRTLVTMSVPLFIFAATICRLFADHNLDPGQCLAEILKYQNQESKLDGTYLPLLTNALMGDVRLAQKDQTRKSFTWDRYEISSLKARRPFFVLLVWASLIGSTKEENGYIYHLLDKKWNGRRSAVFKRMRKGDKHCRVIRLIDPITGINRLRHNPIRLIDYLIMNCENHRRNHSLCSLSALNVSDQCIPRQQPQPIYHHLRAFKKRANTLIRVRYSSMQSSKKCESQISAIPGLRRRRRTRVRARGA; via the exons ATGTCTGATCCAGACCAGTACACTGTTGGTTGGATATGTGCCTTGCAGACAGAATATGTTGCTGCTCGAGCTTTTCTCGACAAGAAACATAGTCTCCCGGAGACGCTTTCGCCTAACGATAACAATCACTATACACTGGGAGAAATAGGCGGTCATCAG TTTTCCACACATTCGTTTTGGGCTCATGGTTGGTATGGTGGCGGGGTACCCACAAGGCATGACATTCGTCTTGTCCTACGCGCAGCCGTTTCTGGGCTTCAAGCACAATATGAAGAGGAGGGCCACCGGTTGAGGGAGAGCATTCACACCGTGCTTGAAGGCAATAAACGGCTGAAGCGAAAATTTGCACGGCCTCCTTTGGAAAGTGATCGACTTTTTGACAGCCATTTTGTTCACTCAAATTCTGAGGGAAGCTGCG ACTCgcacaaaagcaaagaatggcaaggCTGGGCTGCAATGGTTGCAGCTGCATATACAAGAGATCTCTTGTATCAAACCGTCCCTCATCGGGTAAAAGCTGAACGAAAAGCTAGTGAAGTTTTGGACG GGATTAGAAATCGACTGGACAATATATTCGAGAACATTCATGATCTCCATTCAATAACCGCCGGATCTGCGCAAGAAATTAGAGCCCTTGCCGAGAGTACTGATCTAAAGGAGTTACCAATTGCTGCGGGAGTTAAATTTGGAACCTATATGGACCAGCATGAGGAAGGATGTCTCCAAGGGACTCGAGAAGAGCTACTTGACGAGACTTTTAAGTGGACTGTCTCACCAGAAGGAAAATGCATGTTCTGGCTCAATGGTTTGGCTGGAACTGGCAAGTCCACAATATCACGAACCATTGCAAAATCCTTCCAGAAACAAGGGTTGTTAGGGGcaagctttttcttcaagagAGGTGAAGGAGATCGTGGCAACGCAGCTCGGTTCTTTCCGACACTCACCAAGCAGCTCTTTACGAATATCCCGGAGCTGCGCTGGCTATTCTACAG TCTGAATCAATCCAAACTTCAGAACTCACCTTTAATGATTGTGGTTGATGCACTAGATGAATGGGAACATGAAAATGAAATCCACatcattctccagctcttgcCACGGGTTCAAGAGTTCAAATATCCCTACTTGCGGTTCTTTATTACCAGTCGACCTGAGCTGCCTATCAGATTAGGCTTCCGGACAATTGGTCATCACAATTTAATACTCCATGAGGTTCCCGAGCCTTTAATAGAACGCGACATATCCATGTTCTTGGAAAACAAACTCAATGCAATCAGGCACGAGcaatctcttcctccagatTGGCCTGGTAACGCAAATTTCCGAACACTTGTTACCATGTCAGTGCCGTTATTCATCTTTGCTGCCACCATATGTCGTCTGTTTGCGGATCACAACTTGGACCCAGGGCAATGCCTTGCTGAAATCCTCAAATATCAGAACCAAGAGTCAAAGTTGGACGGAACATATCTTCCA CTTCTCACGAATGCATTAATGGGAGACGTCCGCCTGGCGCAAAAGGACCAAACCAGAAAATCATTTACCTGGGATCGCTACGAAATCAGCAGTCTGAAGGCACGGCGTCCATTCTTTGTACTGCTGGTCTGGGCCTCGTTGATCGGCAGTACAAAGGAGGAGAACGGGTATATATACCATCTACTCGACAAGAAGTGGAATGGCCGCAGGAGTGCTGTTTTCAAGCGTATGCGGAAGGGTGATAAAC ATTGCCGAGTCATACGGCTGATCGACCCTATAACGGGCATCAATCGGCTCCGTCACAATCCAATTAGGCTGATAGATTATTTGATAATGAATTGCGAAAATCATCGACGAAATCATTCGCTATGTTCTCTCTCTGCCCTGAATGTATCCGACCAGTGTATTCCCAGacaacagccgcagccgatATATCACCACCTACGAGCATTCAAGAAAAGGGCAAACACTCTTATTCGAGTCCGATATAGTAGCATGCAGAGCTCTAAGAAGTGCGAAAGCCAGATAAGTGCTATCCCCGGTCTCCGACGCCGGCGCCGAACCCGAGTCCGGGCCCGCGGAGCATGA
- a CDS encoding uncharacterized protein (transcript_id=CADANIAT00003014) has protein sequence MVSETLEFYTKALGAMSSLGIARASQKLQSIPHHFTYQTTPNPKNVVIIGGSYAGTRLAQRLTETLPTGYRAVLIERNSHFNHFFVFPRFSVVKGKEEKAFIPYDNLAKSAPAGIFEHIRDTATEITPKTVKLSSGVEVEYEYLTLATGSWQPAPSKYDVLTKTEGVNAFRATQRAVEAANTIAVVGGGPVGVQIATDIKSYYPAKEITLVHSREKVLSAFGPRLQGAVMDALRKMGVGMVMGERPVIKKDAPDGAGAGMVGPGSLTFKDGTQKSYDLVLPCTGQRPNSSILAHLAPGAIDPQTRQILVHPTLQINDGSTSSSDKEVTISERIFSLGDVAKTGGPRFARAARAQAEIVTSNILHLIRGQKDKLSEYHPAMYEGAIKLTLGKSDYLFCGRMPDGREIVKFGKTQPQNENFEVQSAWEELGAREDSAETGLAARTEKLEKHKEKFSACWGQGWGQGWEKNRDQQLPWQRRDA, from the exons ATGGTCTCCGAAACACTCGAATTCTACACAAAAGCCCTGGGCGCTATGTCGTCCCTGGGCATCGCCCGCGCCAGCCAAAAACTCCAGTCTATACCACACCACTTCACATACCAAACGACCCCTAATCCCAAAAATGTCGTCATTATTGGCGGCTCATATGCCGGGACTCGACTTGCTCAGCGTCTCACAGAAACCTTACCGACGGGGTACCGCGCGGTGCTCATTGAACGAAACTCCCACTTCAACCACTTCTTTGTGTTTCCGCGATTCAGTGTAGTCaaggggaaagaggagaaggcttTCATTCCTTATGATAATCTGGCGAAGTCCGCGCCGGCGGGAATTTTCGAGCATATCCGGGACACCGCGACAGAAATCACACCGAAAACTGTGAAGCTTTCATCGggtgtcgaggtcgagtACGAGTACCTCACCCTCGCGACGGGGTCATGGCAGCCGGCGCCGAGTAAATACGATGTTTTGACGAAGACTGAAGGCGTCAACGCGTTCCGCGCGACGCAGAGGGCTGTAGAAGCTGCGAATACCATTGCCGTTGTTGGCGGTGGGCCGGTGGGCGTGCAAATTGCGACTGATATCAAGAGCTATTACCCGGCGAAGGAGATAACACTGGTTCACTCAAGAGAGAAGGTGCTTAGTGCGTTCGGACCGAGGCTGCAAGGGGCTGTTATGGATgcgctgaggaagatggggGTGGGAATGGTGATGGGGGAGAGGCCGGTTATCAAGAAAGATGCACCAGACGGAGCCGGGGCTGGTATGGTCGGACCGGGAAGTCTTACATTCAAGGATGGAACGCAAAAGTCGTACGATCTTGTG CTCCCCTGCACCGGCCAGCGGCCCAACTCGAGCATCCTCGCCCATCTCGCACCAGGAGCAATCGACCCGCAAACGCGGCAGATTCTCGTGCACCCAACGCTCCAAATCAATGATGGCTCTACATCCAGCTCCGATAAAGAGGTCACCATCTCTGAGCGGATTTTCTCCCTCGGCGATGTCGCTAAAACAGGCGGCCCGCGCTTCGCCCGTGCCGCTCGCGCACAGGCTGAGATTGTCACCTCCAATATCCTGCACTTGATCAGGGGGCAAAAGGACAAGCTGAGCGAGTACCATCCGGCAATGTACGAGGGGGCGATTAAGCTAACCCTGGGGAAG TCCGACTACCTTTTCTGCGGGAGAATGCCTGACGGTCGGGAGATTGTGAAGTTTGGCAAGACGCAGCCGCAGAATGAGAATTTCGAGGTGCAGTCGGCCTGGGAGGAACTAGGGGCTCGGGAGGACTCTGCAGAAACGGGGTTAGCTGCTAGGACAGAGAAGTTAGAGAAGCACAAGGAGAAGTTCAGTGCGTGCTGGGGGCAAGGGTGGGGAcagggctgggagaagaatCGCGACCAGCAGCTGCCGTGGCAGAGGAGGGATGCATAG